TCCTCCGCAAGTTCTTCCCGGAGGTGTACCGGCGGATGAAGGGCGACTCCCATGTCAGCAACTACTGCAAGTTCGACAGCCAGCTGCTCACCGCCTTCACCTCCTCGCTCTACGTCGCCGGCCTGCTCACCACCTTCCTGGCCTCCGGCGTCACGGCCCGTCGTGGCCGCCGCCCGTCCATGCTCCTTGGCGGTGCCGCTTTCCTCGCCGGCGCGGCGGTCGGAGGTGCGTCTCTGAACGTCTACATGGCCATCCTGGGGCGCGTGCTCCTCGGTGTCGGGCTGGGCTTCGCGAACCAGGCCGTGCCGCTCTACCTGTCTGAGATGGCGCCGCCGCGACACCGCGGCGCGTTCAGCAACGGCTTCCAGTTCAGCGTCGGCGTCGGAGCGCTGGCAGCCAACGTGATCAACTTCGGCACGGAGAAGATCAAGGGAGGCTGGGGGTGGCGCGTCTCGCTGTccctcgccgccgtgccggccggGCTCCTGCTCGTCGGCGCGGTCTTCCTCCCGGAGACGCCCAACAGCCTCGTCCAGCAGGGCAAGGACCGCCGGGACGTGGCGCTCTTGCTGCGTAAGATCCGCGGCACCGACGACGTCGACCGCGAACTCGACTgcatcgtcgccgccgccgacagcggtgCCATGGCAACCGGCAGAAGCGGCCTGCGGATGCTCCTCACCCAGCGCCAGTACCGGCCGCAGCTGGTGATGGCCGTGGCGATCCCCTTCTTCCAGCAGGTGACGGGGATCAACGCGATCGCCTTCTACGCGCCGGTGCTGCTGCGCACGATCGGCATGGGCGAGAGCGCGTCGCTCCTGTCCGCGGTGGTCACGGGGGTCGTCGGCGCGGCGTCCACCCTCCTCTCTATGTTCCTCGTCGACCGGTTTGGCCGCCGCACGCTATTCCTCGCCGGCGGCACGCAGATGCTCGCGTCGCAGCTGCTAATCGGGGCCATCATGGCGGCGAAACTGGGCGACGACGGCGGCGTGAGCAAGACATGGGCGGCGGCGCTGATCTTCCTGATCGCGGTGTACGTGGCCGGGTTCGGGTGGTCGTGGGGGCCGCTGGGGTGGCTGGTGCCGAGCGAGATCTTCCCGCTGGAGGTGCGGTCGGCGGGGCAGGGCGTGACGGTGGCGACGAGCTTCGTGTTCACGGTGTTCGTGGCGCAGACGTTCCTGGCCATGCTG
The sequence above is drawn from the Triticum aestivum cultivar Chinese Spring chromosome 7A, IWGSC CS RefSeq v2.1, whole genome shotgun sequence genome and encodes:
- the LOC123154997 gene encoding hexose carrier protein HEX6-like translates to MAAGSVGVSKSNDGGGGGRVTMFVVLSCITAGMGGAIFGYDIGIAGGVSSMEPFLRKFFPEVYRRMKGDSHVSNYCKFDSQLLTAFTSSLYVAGLLTTFLASGVTARRGRRPSMLLGGAAFLAGAAVGGASLNVYMAILGRVLLGVGLGFANQAVPLYLSEMAPPRHRGAFSNGFQFSVGVGALAANVINFGTEKIKGGWGWRVSLSLAAVPAGLLLVGAVFLPETPNSLVQQGKDRRDVALLLRKIRGTDDVDRELDCIVAAADSGAMATGRSGLRMLLTQRQYRPQLVMAVAIPFFQQVTGINAIAFYAPVLLRTIGMGESASLLSAVVTGVVGAASTLLSMFLVDRFGRRTLFLAGGTQMLASQLLIGAIMAAKLGDDGGVSKTWAAALIFLIAVYVAGFGWSWGPLGWLVPSEIFPLEVRSAGQGVTVATSFVFTVFVAQTFLAMLCHMRAGIFFFFAAWLAAMTAFVYLLLPETRGVPIEQVDRVWREHWFWRRVLGMGSEEAPASGKL